In the Gossypium raimondii isolate GPD5lz chromosome 9, ASM2569854v1, whole genome shotgun sequence genome, one interval contains:
- the LOC105798562 gene encoding uncharacterized protein LOC105798562, translated as MKMSLKRLPILHRLVSKSNYNLPRISILLTKMKKPMVHKLIFLKKSGKLKRFKLLKHYNHGFLGEYQSDSPSSTNLIHYYNKKHEVGNTDIYSMLFWCKCFGCLKTQARGEEDCRLALEADHLSVVVPPTALTGEIDIEDDDSVDERAERFIQNFYAQMRLQRQESL; from the coding sequence ATGAAAATGTCCCTCAAGAGATTGCCCATTCTCCACAGGTTGGTATCCAAGTCCAACTACAATCTTCCTAGAATCTCCATCTTActtaccaaaatgaaaaaaccCATGGTTCATAAGCTTATTTTTCTCAAGAAATCAGGAAAGCTCAAGAGGTTTAAGCTTCTGAAGCATTACAACCATGGCTTCCTAGGAGAGTATCAGTCTGATTCCCCTTCAAGCACTAATCTTATTCATTACTATAACAAAAAACATGAGGTCGGAAACACAGATATTTACTCCATGCTGTTTTGGTGCAAGTGTTTTGGTTGCCTGAAAACTCAGGCAAGAGGAGAAGAAGATTGCAGGTTAGCATTGGAAGCTGATCATCTGTCAGTAGTAGTACCTCCCACGGCATTGACAGGGGAAATTGATATTGAAGATGATGACTCAGTTGATGAGAGGGCTGAGAGGTTCATTCAAAATTTCTATGCACAAATGAGGCTGCAGAGGCAGGAATCATTGTAA